A stretch of Hoplias malabaricus isolate fHopMal1 chromosome 10, fHopMal1.hap1, whole genome shotgun sequence DNA encodes these proteins:
- the mrps15 gene encoding small ribosomal subunit protein uS15m: MFLKSSVKSAAAVFRTWSVFSGSMSGKVTGAGAGRLYSNTHLSRPHGDTGTEKFINQSVRQYARAARKKEDFQSQLQDLSPSMLKHEYANVPLAHTVDDVVKKLLSLELASHSEKLRLKKEQLIAKVQKDENDHNSTEVKVAILTAQIRNFQEHLHKHPKDKANKRWMLMSIDRRNKILKVLRRTHYAAFERVCQELGITYTFPPEYYRRATRRWLAKKALCIKVFKEVQKQKAEQRSKMRQSLQAQKTEVTRTKSTDASGTAV, from the exons atgtttttaaaaagctcTGTGAAATCAGCGGCGGCGGTTTTTCGGACATGGAGCGTGTTTTCAGGGTCTATGAGCGGAAAGGTGACAGGAGCAGGAGCGGGACGCCTGTACAGTAATACACACCTCTCCCGGCCACACGGAGACACCG GGACAGAAAAGTTCATTAACCAGTCAGTTCGACAGTATGCCCGAGCAGCACGAAAAAAGGAAG ATTTCCAGAGCCAGCTACAAGACCTGTCGCCATCAATGCTGAAACATGAATATGCTAATGTTCCACTTGCTCATAC AGTTGACGATGTAGTCAAGAAGCTTCTGTCATTGGAACTCGCAAGCCAT AGTGAAAAACTACGCTTGAAGAAGGAACAGCTGATTGCAAAAGTCCAGAAGGACGAAAATGACCACAACTCAACAGAGGTTAAGG tgGCTATTTTGACTGCACAAATACGCAACTTTCAGGAGCACTTGCATAAGCACCCCAAG gacaaagcaaacaaaagatgGATGCTGATGAGCATTGACCGCAGGAATAAAATACTAAAAGTCCTGAGAAGAACCCACTATGCTGCTTTTGAGAGGGTCTGTCAGGAGCTCGGTATCACATACACATTTCCTCCGGAATACTATAGACGGGCCACCAGACGCTGGCTGGCCAAAAAGGCCCTATGCATCAAG GTTTTTAAGGAGGTACAGAAGCAGAAAGCAGAGCAGAGAAGTAAGATGAGACAATCTCTCCAGGCTCAAAAGACAGAAGTTACAAGAACTAAGTCTACAGATGCCAGTGGGACTGCagtataa
- the LOC136708409 gene encoding cornifelin-like has protein sequence MSNPVTHQPAAGSYGTNVQTGEWSTGLCSCCNDLLVCALGCICPIALGCYTANKYGENACLACVPGGMAAMRTHMRLTYGIQGTICNDALMTCCCGIFETCRMAREIRIRNGEA, from the exons ATGTCAAACCCTGTGACTCATCAGCCAGCAGCAGGCTCCTATGGCACCAATGTTCAGACAGGAGAGTGGAGCACAGGCCTCTGCTCCTGCTGCAATGACCTGCTTGTCT GTGCCCTTGGCTGTATCTGTCCAATTGCACTAGGATGCTATACAGCTAATAAATACGGAGAGAATGCCTGTCTGGCATGTGTTCCTGGAGGCATGGCTGCTATGAGGACACACATGAGACTGACCTATGGCATCCAA GGAACAATATGCAACGATGCCCTAATGACCTGTTGCTGTGGAATATTCGAGACATGTCGAATGGCCAGAGAAATTCGTATTAGGAATGGAGAGGCATAA